One Paenibacillus sp. FSL H7-0737 DNA segment encodes these proteins:
- the dcuS gene encoding DcuS/MalK family sensor histidine kinase — protein MKIGKHTLRLQTTITLMIGAVLIIMLLVVYVLFSIKVSSQTKSSLEQKAVIISRTLSRNPLIIEALNKSRSSSELQSYTEEIRLLNNVEFVVVMDMNAIRYSHPDKDKIGKHFIGGDEAAVLQGQESISEAEGSLGPSVRAFSPVFSASGKQLGAVAVGISLGNIRLAIRENVGILYWGLLIGSLIGAAGAFLLARVIKKMMFGMEPAAIAKLLEERNSMLQSVREGVIAVDKESRITLINTEARRLLAAIGMQDDPLNQSVESFWPSLRMNTVLKTGEASQDLEVEHSGVTLLANVVPIHVKGAVEGAIATFRDKTEISILMERLSGISLYAEALRAQAHEFMNKLHVILGLTHMKRYDRLEAYITSTVTTTQAEMGTVVRQVKDPVMAGFLLGKLSRAREAGVRLVLLEDGVLPEPSDPERSCQLITIVGNLLDNAMEAPEGRGSKYIHFSFQYQDKTLIVTVSDNGSGIPDEKLPYIFQQGYSTKGHDRGIGLYLVERSLKAMGGKIVCETGKGEGTRFTVSLPYRAKSDGQ, from the coding sequence ATGAAAATTGGCAAACACACACTTCGGCTGCAAACAACAATTACTTTGATGATTGGTGCAGTTCTTATCATAATGCTGCTAGTGGTCTATGTGCTATTTAGTATAAAGGTTTCCTCACAAACAAAATCCTCGTTGGAACAAAAGGCTGTGATCATTTCCCGTACGTTATCGCGTAACCCTCTAATTATTGAAGCGTTAAACAAATCACGCAGCTCGTCTGAATTGCAAAGCTACACTGAGGAAATCCGATTGTTGAACAATGTGGAATTTGTTGTGGTCATGGATATGAATGCAATCCGATATTCCCATCCGGACAAGGACAAAATTGGTAAGCATTTTATCGGTGGCGACGAAGCCGCAGTCTTGCAGGGGCAGGAAAGCATTTCGGAAGCCGAGGGTTCTTTGGGCCCATCTGTAAGAGCGTTTTCACCTGTCTTTTCTGCAAGCGGGAAACAATTAGGAGCGGTGGCAGTAGGAATATCACTAGGAAACATCAGACTTGCCATAAGAGAGAACGTGGGAATCCTTTATTGGGGATTGCTTATAGGCAGTCTAATAGGGGCTGCAGGAGCATTTCTGCTGGCACGTGTTATCAAAAAAATGATGTTTGGCATGGAACCGGCCGCTATTGCTAAGCTTTTGGAAGAGCGCAACTCCATGCTACAGTCAGTTAGGGAGGGAGTCATTGCCGTTGATAAAGAGTCACGTATTACTTTGATTAATACAGAAGCCAGGCGTTTGCTTGCAGCCATTGGCATGCAGGATGATCCCTTGAACCAGTCGGTGGAGAGCTTTTGGCCATCACTGCGGATGAATACAGTGCTCAAAACCGGTGAAGCCAGCCAGGACTTGGAGGTGGAGCATAGCGGTGTTACGTTACTGGCAAACGTGGTTCCCATTCACGTAAAGGGAGCTGTAGAAGGTGCAATTGCCACATTCCGTGATAAGACGGAAATCAGCATACTTATGGAAAGGTTATCTGGCATCTCCTTATATGCCGAAGCATTACGTGCCCAGGCGCATGAGTTTATGAACAAGCTGCATGTAATATTAGGATTAACACATATGAAAAGGTATGATCGGTTGGAGGCGTATATAACAAGTACTGTCACAACAACACAGGCAGAGATGGGAACGGTGGTGAGACAAGTGAAGGACCCTGTGATGGCCGGCTTTCTATTGGGTAAGCTGAGCCGGGCCAGAGAAGCCGGAGTTCGGCTGGTGCTTCTGGAGGATGGGGTTCTGCCGGAGCCTAGCGATCCGGAACGCTCCTGCCAACTCATTACGATAGTCGGTAATCTTTTGGATAATGCTATGGAAGCACCGGAAGGTAGAGGCAGCAAATATATTCATTTCAGCTTTCAATATCAGGATAAGACGCTGATAGTTACGGTTAGCGATAATGGAAGCGGTATCCCAGATGAGAAATTGCCGTATATTTTTCAACAGGGGTATTCGACAAAAGGACATGATCGAGGCATAGGCTTGTATCTGGTTGAGCGGAGCCTTAAAGCTATGGGAGGTAAGATTGTTTGTGAAACAGGAAAGGGAGAAGGGACCCGATTTACGGTTAGTTTACCTTATCGAGCAAAGAGTGATGGTCAATGA
- a CDS encoding flavocytochrome c encodes MNKKVTTALILVLSVMLVITGCGNSNSSNGNGNKNTSKINETKETEAVSGASKASYTPYDQLKDKYDIIIIGAGGAGMSAALEARAKGMNPVVFEKMPVAGGNTTKSSSGMNASETKFQIEQGIEDSNDLFYEETLKGGHDTNDKEMLRFFVDNSASAIDWLDSIGIRLNNITITGGMNEKRTHRPEDGSAVGQYLVKGLVKNVQEQGIPLFVNANVKEITEKDGKVNGVKVIFGQTEERTITASAVVVTTGGFGANLDMISGVRSDLEGYVTTNQPGSTGDGIKMIEKLGGTTVDMDQIQVHPTVQQEKSYLIGEAVRGEGAILVSSVGKRFTNELDTRDNVTAAINKIPEKSAFLVFDSGVKSRAKAIEQYEKMGFVIQGDSIEALATKMDVPADQLKTTLDSWNSTVTNKQDADFGRTTGMDNDLSGAPYYAIKIGPGIHYTMGGVKINTNTEVLNKDGQPIPGLFAAGEVTGGLHGQNRIGGNSVAEIIIFGRQTGIKSAEFVKAQ; translated from the coding sequence ATGAATAAAAAAGTAACCACTGCTCTTATTCTCGTTCTCTCAGTCATGCTTGTTATCACAGGATGTGGCAATAGCAACAGCAGCAATGGAAACGGGAACAAGAACACCAGCAAGATCAACGAGACAAAGGAAACTGAAGCCGTTTCGGGAGCATCCAAAGCTAGCTATACACCGTACGATCAACTAAAAGATAAATATGACATCATCATTATCGGTGCAGGCGGTGCAGGAATGTCTGCTGCACTTGAGGCGAGAGCAAAAGGTATGAACCCGGTTGTTTTTGAAAAAATGCCGGTTGCCGGCGGGAATACAACAAAATCATCTTCGGGAATGAATGCTTCTGAAACGAAATTCCAAATAGAGCAAGGCATTGAAGACAGCAATGATCTCTTTTATGAAGAGACCTTAAAAGGTGGCCATGATACGAACGATAAAGAGATGCTTCGTTTCTTCGTAGACAATTCCGCAAGTGCGATTGATTGGCTGGATTCTATCGGGATTAGATTGAATAATATCACGATTACAGGTGGGATGAACGAAAAACGTACACACCGTCCTGAAGATGGTTCTGCAGTAGGACAATACCTTGTCAAAGGTTTGGTGAAAAACGTACAAGAACAAGGCATTCCCCTTTTTGTGAACGCCAATGTCAAGGAAATTACCGAAAAAGACGGTAAGGTCAATGGCGTCAAAGTCATCTTTGGCCAAACGGAGGAGAGAACGATTACAGCATCTGCTGTCGTGGTGACAACCGGTGGTTTCGGCGCCAATCTAGACATGATTTCAGGAGTCAGATCTGATTTGGAGGGGTACGTTACCACCAACCAGCCGGGCAGCACCGGTGACGGTATCAAGATGATTGAGAAGCTCGGCGGTACCACAGTCGATATGGATCAAATCCAAGTTCACCCGACTGTGCAGCAGGAAAAATCCTATCTCATTGGGGAGGCTGTTCGTGGGGAAGGAGCGATCCTGGTTTCAAGTGTAGGCAAACGTTTCACAAACGAACTGGATACAAGAGATAATGTCACCGCTGCAATCAATAAGATTCCTGAGAAATCTGCGTTTCTTGTATTTGATTCCGGCGTAAAATCTCGCGCTAAAGCGATTGAACAATATGAAAAAATGGGCTTCGTTATCCAAGGAGATTCGATCGAGGCTTTGGCAACAAAAATGGACGTACCGGCAGATCAGTTGAAAACTACACTGGACAGCTGGAATAGCACGGTGACGAATAAACAGGATGCCGACTTCGGCAGAACAACCGGAATGGACAATGACTTGTCCGGCGCGCCATATTATGCAATTAAAATCGGCCCGGGAATTCACTATACGATGGGAGGCGTGAAAATCAACACCAACACTGAAGTTTTAAATAAAGACGGACAACCGATTCCAGGCCTTTTTGCAGCAGGAGAAGTTACCGGAGGCTTGCATGGTCAAAACCGGATCGGCGGTAACTCTGTTGCGGAAATCATTATTTTCGGCCGCCAAACGGGTATAAAATCCGCTGAATTCGTAAAAGCACAATAA
- a CDS encoding DUF6855 family protein — MTTATGTKENPWKLKTPPQTSEYEMYKVEKDGKEIIVCTVGKTVLHYDYRCIEDLHAMLIQNGDWMELGSADEQKPAKEGTVEAWGRSPENPVGGWYGLKKGLRGRFGMYIPPLLEELGLAEVEHNPRNNRMKAIL, encoded by the coding sequence ATGACGACAGCTACAGGAACCAAGGAAAATCCTTGGAAGTTAAAGACACCACCGCAAACATCCGAGTATGAAATGTATAAGGTCGAAAAAGACGGTAAAGAAATTATAGTTTGCACTGTAGGGAAAACGGTTTTGCATTATGACTACCGCTGTATTGAAGATCTGCACGCCATGCTTATACAAAATGGTGATTGGATGGAGTTAGGAAGTGCTGATGAGCAAAAACCAGCAAAAGAAGGTACCGTTGAAGCATGGGGGCGTTCACCTGAAAACCCTGTCGGCGGTTGGTATGGATTAAAGAAGGGACTTCGGGGGCGATTCGGAATGTATATCCCACCGTTGCTCGAAGAATTGGGTCTTGCGGAAGTAGAGCATAATCCAAGAAACAATCGGATGAAAGCGATCTTGTAA
- a CDS encoding sugar O-acetyltransferase yields MEMKEFINFCKKGNSISGEDKELHGLLTLCSYQAQKITMELNTSYHSKEEIVEIFSELTGNKVDSSFMCFPPFYTDFGKNITVGKNVFFNIGCSFQDRGGINIGDGTMIGMNVTIATLNHGLPLETRNVTYPSPVIIGDNVWIGSNATILPGVTIGDNSVVAAGAVVTKDVPANTVVAGVPAKELKKIINNL; encoded by the coding sequence ATGGAGATGAAAGAATTTATTAATTTTTGTAAGAAGGGAAATTCAATTTCGGGTGAGGATAAAGAATTGCATGGATTATTAACTCTATGCAGTTATCAAGCTCAAAAGATCACAATGGAATTGAATACATCCTATCATTCAAAAGAAGAAATAGTGGAGATTTTTAGTGAACTTACAGGCAATAAAGTTGATTCGTCGTTTATGTGTTTTCCGCCGTTTTATACAGATTTTGGGAAAAATATCACTGTAGGGAAGAATGTGTTTTTCAACATAGGCTGTTCCTTCCAAGATAGAGGTGGAATTAATATAGGGGACGGTACAATGATTGGTATGAATGTCACGATTGCTACTCTTAATCATGGGTTACCTTTAGAAACGAGAAATGTAACCTATCCCTCTCCAGTTATCATTGGAGACAATGTATGGATTGGGTCAAACGCTACCATACTGCCCGGGGTGACGATTGGAGATAACTCTGTTGTTGCGGCAGGAGCAGTTGTCACTAAAGATGTTCCAGCGAATACTGTCGTTGCAGGAGTACCGGCAAAAGAGCTTAAAAAAATTATTAACAATTTGTAA
- a CDS encoding LysR family transcriptional regulator codes for MEIRVLRYFIAVANEENISAASKQLHLSQPTLSRQLKDLEMELGATLFERGNRKITLTDEGKYLFKKAKEIVELVDKTEVSFKESKELISGEIYIGGGETEAMNFIAKASKELLEHYPSIRFDLYSGNADDITSKLDSGLLDFGIVIEPTDKQKYDYIKLPATDVWGVLMRKDSPLAYKQFIQPIDLINKPLLISRQTAVSNEFTGWFGANIEDLNIVATYNLLYNAARMVEENIGYALCLDKLINTSGDSKLCFKPLNPKLEANLNIIWKKHQVFSNAANKFLAQLRNNIKIYNS; via the coding sequence ATGGAAATTCGTGTATTACGCTATTTTATTGCTGTAGCGAATGAAGAGAATATATCGGCTGCTTCAAAACAGCTGCATTTGTCCCAACCTACATTATCAAGACAATTAAAAGACCTTGAAATGGAATTAGGAGCAACTTTATTTGAAAGAGGTAATCGGAAAATTACTTTAACAGATGAAGGGAAGTACTTATTTAAAAAAGCGAAGGAAATCGTTGAGCTAGTAGATAAAACCGAAGTCAGTTTTAAAGAATCAAAAGAACTGATTAGCGGAGAAATTTACATTGGTGGTGGTGAAACAGAAGCTATGAATTTCATTGCCAAAGCATCAAAAGAATTACTTGAACATTATCCAAGTATTCGATTTGATTTATACAGTGGTAATGCTGACGATATTACTAGTAAGTTAGACAGTGGATTATTAGACTTTGGCATTGTCATAGAACCCACAGATAAACAAAAATATGATTATATAAAATTACCTGCTACTGATGTTTGGGGTGTTTTAATGCGCAAAGATAGTCCTCTAGCGTACAAGCAGTTCATCCAGCCAATAGATTTAATAAATAAACCACTGTTAATTTCACGTCAAACTGCTGTCAGTAACGAATTCACAGGATGGTTTGGAGCGAATATCGAGGATCTCAATATTGTCGCAACTTATAATCTACTTTACAATGCTGCACGAATGGTAGAAGAAAATATTGGATATGCATTGTGCTTGGATAAACTGATTAATACATCAGGAGATAGCAAGCTTTGCTTTAAACCTTTAAACCCCAAATTAGAGGCTAATTTAAATATTATCTGGAAAAAACATCAAGTGTTTTCTAATGCAGCAAATAAATTTTTAGCTCAGCTACGAAACAATATAAAAATATATAATTCATAA
- the hcp gene encoding hydroxylamine reductase produces MFCYQCEQTPTGGCTVVGVCGKNETIASLQDTMIFALKGIAAYATHARQLGYSDPEVDRITHEALYMTLTNSNFNTQEHLEMAMKVGDAAVRVMDLLDRAHTDRFGIPQPITVSQNKIEGQCIVVTGHNLYALEELLQQTEGKGINIYTHSEMLPAHGYPALKKYKHLKGNIGKAWYDQRRLFEQFPGAILATTNCVMPIKGTYADRFFSYEVAGLEGVAKITNDDFSPLINRALSLPAADVESDLVLTTGYHHETVIGLAPEIIQAVKDGHIRRFFVIAGCDAPGKGGNYYRELATSLPNDTVILTTSCGKFRFNDVDYGTVGDTGIPRYIDLGQCNNSGSTVKIALALAEAFDCTVNELPVSIVLSWFEQKAVAILLGLFSLGIQDIRIGPKPPEFISDGVLDVLVELFGLKLITTAEEDMNAMLALS; encoded by the coding sequence ATGTTTTGTTACCAGTGTGAACAGACACCGACTGGCGGTTGCACCGTTGTTGGTGTATGCGGCAAAAATGAAACCATTGCGAGTTTACAGGACACGATGATTTTTGCCTTAAAAGGAATTGCAGCTTATGCAACACATGCTCGGCAGCTAGGATATAGCGATCCTGAGGTGGATCGTATTACCCACGAAGCTTTGTATATGACCTTGACCAATTCCAACTTTAATACGCAGGAGCATTTGGAGATGGCGATGAAGGTTGGAGATGCGGCGGTTCGTGTCATGGATCTGCTGGATCGTGCGCATACGGATCGCTTTGGGATTCCACAACCAATCACAGTTAGCCAGAATAAAATAGAAGGTCAATGTATTGTGGTGACAGGGCATAACTTGTATGCACTCGAGGAATTGCTGCAGCAGACGGAAGGAAAGGGCATCAACATCTATACCCACTCGGAAATGCTACCTGCCCATGGCTATCCTGCGCTCAAAAAGTATAAACATCTGAAAGGCAACATCGGCAAAGCTTGGTACGATCAACGCAGACTTTTCGAGCAGTTTCCTGGTGCGATTCTTGCAACTACAAACTGTGTGATGCCGATTAAGGGTACGTATGCAGACCGCTTTTTCTCATATGAAGTAGCAGGACTAGAAGGTGTAGCGAAAATCACGAATGACGATTTCTCCCCCCTGATTAATCGTGCATTGTCATTACCTGCGGCTGATGTAGAGTCAGATCTGGTACTTACGACAGGATATCATCATGAAACAGTAATCGGGCTGGCACCAGAGATCATTCAGGCTGTCAAAGATGGGCATATCCGCCGGTTTTTCGTTATTGCGGGTTGTGACGCGCCAGGTAAAGGTGGGAATTACTACCGCGAGTTGGCGACATCCTTACCGAACGATACCGTCATTTTAACCACTTCTTGCGGAAAATTCCGCTTTAATGACGTAGATTATGGAACTGTTGGAGACACAGGAATTCCGCGTTATATTGACCTTGGGCAATGTAATAATTCTGGTTCTACGGTGAAGATTGCTTTAGCTCTGGCTGAGGCATTTGATTGTACGGTGAACGAGCTACCTGTCAGCATCGTGCTGTCCTGGTTTGAGCAAAAAGCGGTAGCGATTCTGCTGGGTTTGTTCAGTCTTGGCATTCAGGATATTCGTATCGGACCGAAACCGCCTGAGTTTATCTCGGATGGGGTGTTGGATGTGTTGGTAGAGCTTTTTGGGTTAAAGTTGATTACCACTGCCGAGGAAGATATGAACGCGATGTTGGCGTTATCGTAG
- a CDS encoding MFS transporter yields the protein MNVAKNTELAGTRRRRLGMMAAICMGAFISHFTAGIMNVSLPFFINHFQTELAKGLWITTGYLLVITALLPVMGKLGDRYGFRRIHNLGYVIFTVGSILVAFSPNLPILLTLRVVQGIGAAMFQATNIALITIHMPKEKRGHALGILSTAVALGGMTGPIAGGLIAEWLSWQWLFLIHVPVAIVATVMAYRYIPSRVQDRKPGTVSIVGASLFMVWITLLLLVITNGSKWGWVSKQTMASLMGVILLLVTFLLWERTQKTTFLPLRALRIPAVAGGLIVSCASFILSNTLLVLIPFYLMGAAVQFSSSTTGYIMAAYPIALAFAGPLAGYWSDRYGSRRLMLMGLSAMGGGFVLLLVFLENIPVYGIAAILCLIGLGMGLIASPNNSYIMQQTPKEHVGSIGGIIALTRNAGMVFGSALGLGMVGGEIGQENQLQAFKMVFGINIFICIGVIIMMVVINRRPFKSA from the coding sequence ATGAATGTTGCAAAAAATACAGAGCTAGCGGGCACCCGCAGGCGGCGGTTGGGTATGATGGCGGCTATTTGTATGGGAGCTTTTATTTCCCATTTTACAGCCGGAATTATGAATGTATCGCTTCCTTTTTTTATAAATCATTTTCAGACGGAGCTTGCAAAGGGTTTGTGGATCACAACAGGGTACCTACTAGTGATTACTGCGCTTCTCCCTGTGATGGGAAAACTGGGTGATCGTTATGGGTTTCGCCGCATTCATAATCTCGGATATGTGATTTTTACAGTTGGTTCGATCTTGGTCGCTTTTTCACCTAATCTGCCAATATTGCTTACGCTTAGAGTTGTGCAGGGAATAGGCGCTGCGATGTTCCAAGCAACGAATATTGCGCTCATCACCATCCATATGCCGAAAGAGAAAAGAGGACATGCACTCGGAATTCTGAGTACGGCTGTCGCACTGGGCGGGATGACAGGCCCTATTGCGGGAGGGTTGATTGCGGAGTGGCTCAGCTGGCAGTGGCTATTTTTGATCCATGTTCCTGTGGCAATTGTGGCTACAGTTATGGCTTACCGGTACATTCCGAGCCGTGTGCAAGATCGTAAGCCGGGAACAGTCAGCATCGTGGGGGCTAGCTTGTTCATGGTATGGATCACCTTGCTTCTTCTCGTGATAACAAATGGGAGCAAGTGGGGCTGGGTGTCTAAGCAGACGATGGCGAGTTTGATGGGGGTTATCCTGCTGTTGGTCACGTTTCTATTATGGGAACGGACGCAAAAGACAACTTTTCTACCTCTTCGGGCGCTGAGAATTCCTGCTGTGGCGGGTGGCTTGATCGTTAGCTGTGCCTCTTTTATTCTTTCTAATACCTTGCTTGTCCTTATTCCATTTTATTTGATGGGAGCAGCGGTTCAGTTTTCGTCCTCCACGACCGGTTACATTATGGCGGCTTATCCCATTGCATTGGCATTTGCAGGTCCTCTTGCAGGCTACTGGTCCGATCGTTATGGTTCTCGTCGGCTGATGCTTATGGGGCTGAGTGCTATGGGAGGCGGGTTCGTCCTGTTGCTAGTATTTTTAGAGAATATCCCGGTCTATGGAATCGCTGCGATTCTATGTCTTATTGGACTTGGGATGGGGCTCATTGCTTCTCCGAATAATAGCTATATTATGCAGCAGACGCCTAAGGAACACGTAGGTTCAATTGGAGGAATAATTGCCTTAACACGAAATGCGGGGATGGTGTTTGGTTCAGCACTTGGACTTGGCATGGTGGGTGGAGAGATAGGGCAGGAGAATCAGCTACAGGCGTTCAAAATGGTTTTTGGGATTAATATTTTCATTTGTATAGGCGTTATTATAATGATGGTTGTTATCAATAGACGGCCATTTAAATCTGCTTGA
- a CDS encoding spore germination protein — MRKFFSPKIPPANPKLHPQTETKNELSNKDPLSHAISESLEDNLQMISDCFANCSDLKIIPWNYGPDLSYQALAIYFNTLTKSDPTNHFKDTLQNLVPHELGPTSDVNVKDVISFFEQNGVTSPLLELMDNINQAVKGILDGKVVILFDGWQKAVAYYALDVEQRQTSEPITEPTVQGPHISFIESLERNIGVIRSLLKTTNLKFEFFTSGKQVQRTLSFGYLDGVVKPETLQQFKQRIADIEKEEIIDVSYLEEWIGDSLYSPFPQVRYTERPDTAITALLDGKIIAMVNGSPSILICPGNFMEFFTNSEDYYYRTIFSSLIRLIRVAAFIIALLLPSTYIALSNFHSELIPTVLLLAILNTREGIPFPALIEALIMEFFFELLREAGIRLPRPIGSAVSIVGALVIGQAAIQSQIASPVMVIVVALTGIASFALPQYNMAIALRILRFPLMILAATFGGLGIMVGFILIYLHLTTLRSLGEPYLDSLAPLDLKKVRFSIFVLPRKLLLHSPRSRHLYKKTSGRK, encoded by the coding sequence ATGCGGAAATTTTTCAGCCCCAAGATACCTCCGGCAAATCCTAAGCTGCATCCACAAACAGAAACCAAAAATGAGCTTTCAAACAAGGATCCTTTGTCCCATGCCATCTCTGAATCTCTCGAGGACAATTTGCAGATGATTAGCGATTGTTTTGCCAATTGTTCAGATCTAAAGATTATCCCTTGGAATTATGGCCCTGATCTTAGCTATCAAGCCTTGGCAATCTACTTCAATACACTTACCAAGTCTGACCCTACAAATCATTTTAAAGATACTTTGCAAAATCTTGTTCCGCATGAGCTAGGTCCCACCTCAGATGTAAATGTTAAAGATGTCATCTCTTTCTTTGAACAAAATGGGGTTACTTCCCCACTCCTTGAATTGATGGACAATATCAATCAGGCCGTTAAGGGAATTCTTGACGGAAAGGTTGTAATTCTCTTTGATGGCTGGCAGAAAGCAGTCGCATATTATGCCCTTGATGTTGAGCAGCGTCAAACCTCTGAGCCTATTACTGAGCCAACCGTACAGGGCCCACACATCAGCTTTATAGAAAGCTTGGAGCGTAATATTGGTGTTATTCGTAGCTTATTAAAGACTACTAATCTTAAGTTTGAATTCTTCACTTCCGGTAAGCAGGTTCAAAGAACGTTGTCCTTTGGTTACCTGGATGGAGTAGTGAAACCAGAAACATTACAACAGTTCAAGCAACGCATAGCTGATATCGAAAAGGAAGAGATTATTGACGTATCCTATCTCGAAGAGTGGATCGGGGATTCTCTCTACTCTCCCTTTCCACAAGTCCGCTACACAGAACGACCAGATACAGCTATAACCGCTCTACTTGACGGGAAAATTATTGCTATGGTAAACGGAAGTCCTTCCATATTGATATGTCCTGGAAATTTCATGGAATTTTTTACGAATAGCGAGGATTATTACTACCGAACCATTTTTTCATCTTTAATACGGTTGATTAGAGTGGCTGCCTTCATTATCGCGCTGTTATTGCCTAGCACCTATATTGCGTTATCTAACTTCCATTCCGAACTAATTCCCACTGTTTTGCTACTTGCCATTCTTAACACGCGCGAAGGCATTCCCTTTCCTGCCTTGATCGAGGCATTGATCATGGAATTTTTCTTTGAGCTATTAAGAGAGGCAGGCATACGCTTACCTAGACCGATCGGGTCAGCCGTCAGCATTGTTGGTGCATTGGTCATAGGACAAGCAGCTATACAATCGCAAATTGCCTCTCCGGTTATGGTTATTGTCGTGGCCTTAACGGGGATTGCCTCTTTTGCGCTCCCTCAATACAATATGGCCATTGCACTGCGAATCTTGCGGTTTCCATTAATGATTCTTGCGGCAACGTTCGGAGGGCTTGGGATCATGGTTGGTTTTATACTGATTTATCTTCATCTGACTACCTTGCGTTCATTAGGTGAGCCGTATTTAGACTCGTTGGCTCCACTTGACCTTAAAAAAGTACGTTTTTCAATTTTCGTTCTGCCGAGAAAGCTACTGCTTCATTCACCTCGTAGTCGTCATTTATATAAAAAGACTTCAGGAAGGAAGTAG
- a CDS encoding Ger(x)C family spore germination protein, translated as MNRLTTMLICLLVLSLTSGCWDNKELDEYGYVQAVAIDQGEDDRFVITTHFYNPSTKIEMGQSGNPASKGINISTSGETFFEAIREIPAKFGRKAKWDHMRVILIGEQLARNVNIREVLDFFSRDQEPRGTVLPLIAEQAAAPFLDVSPFIEQTIGQQYKRMETSGALYAAKTSKIPLYELAIQMCSPSNTSVLPYLHKTSVDNKAIISGLALIQDGKMVELLKEKDTEAFMMLMDRYIYGALEFPCTNENENALRKKESLEVLTFNSKLTPTVNNGSVSVGVKIAIEGTIGELRCSHLKTSKDMKQFEQRIVAQVEQQVKHTTDFFKTKKVDALGIGNQIYQRNPQQWKQLEPVWKEKIAQTEFDINVEVKVLSTGMNSGTIFGTKE; from the coding sequence GTGAATCGACTTACTACCATGCTAATCTGCCTTCTTGTTCTCAGCCTAACTAGCGGATGCTGGGATAATAAAGAACTTGACGAGTATGGGTATGTACAAGCAGTAGCCATTGACCAAGGTGAAGATGATCGCTTTGTGATAACGACTCATTTCTATAATCCTTCGACCAAAATTGAAATGGGGCAGTCAGGGAATCCAGCGTCCAAGGGGATTAATATTTCAACGAGTGGAGAGACTTTTTTTGAAGCCATACGAGAAATCCCTGCAAAATTCGGCCGCAAAGCCAAATGGGATCATATGCGTGTCATTTTAATCGGTGAACAATTAGCTAGAAACGTGAACATAAGGGAAGTGCTTGATTTTTTCTCTAGGGATCAAGAGCCACGTGGTACCGTTCTTCCCCTCATTGCTGAACAAGCCGCTGCACCTTTTTTAGATGTAAGTCCGTTTATTGAACAAACCATTGGTCAACAGTATAAGAGAATGGAGACGAGTGGTGCTCTTTATGCCGCAAAAACTTCCAAAATCCCTCTCTATGAGCTGGCTATTCAAATGTGCAGTCCCTCCAACACTTCTGTTCTACCTTACCTGCATAAGACCAGTGTAGATAATAAAGCAATAATATCAGGACTAGCGCTAATACAAGACGGGAAAATGGTAGAACTTCTGAAGGAGAAAGACACAGAAGCGTTCATGATGCTGATGGACAGATATATCTATGGAGCCTTAGAATTCCCTTGCACCAATGAGAACGAAAATGCGCTGCGAAAAAAGGAATCTCTTGAAGTGCTCACCTTCAACAGTAAGCTTACTCCAACCGTGAACAATGGTTCTGTTTCCGTCGGTGTAAAAATTGCAATTGAAGGTACAATCGGAGAGTTACGCTGTTCACATTTAAAAACATCTAAAGACATGAAACAATTTGAACAACGGATTGTAGCTCAGGTTGAACAGCAGGTGAAACATACTACCGATTTTTTTAAAACAAAAAAAGTAGATGCACTTGGAATTGGTAATCAGATCTATCAAAGAAATCCGCAACAGTGGAAACAATTAGAGCCGGTATGGAAGGAAAAGATTGCTCAGACTGAATTCGATATCAATGTTGAAGTCAAAGTGTTAAGCACTGGTATGAACTCAGGTACAATATTCGGGACAAAGGAGTAG